The Rosa rugosa chromosome 1, drRosRugo1.1, whole genome shotgun sequence genomic sequence AGGTCAGCCGATCTGCATGCATGTTACGCCTCCAACCGTAATCTATTCGATAATAACCTATATTTATCCATTCAATAAATGGTAGCCGGAAAATTAAGAAAAAGGATTAACTTTCACAAGAATTGAATTTAATTAGTAGGCGAAGTACAGGTCAAAGTACTTGAATTAGGCTGGACTACAACCATGTTTAACGTAGCTTTAAAGTTGTATCTATAGTCACTCTGAATGGGTTTTAATCCCTAGCTCGTAATGAAAAAGTTTGTTCATACTTCACATAGTTAAGGTTATATATACCATTGAATCGATGAGCTGCATAGTAACCCAAAACACACTCCTGTGCTAATGTAACTAGGAATTATTTTTGATTACGAAAGATCGATCCCGTTTCCAACTTGAACAGCTAAAAGCGCTTTAATCTCATAAATAATTGTTGCCATCTAATTATATGATGCGTGGAACAGACGAACAGTACTAGCTAGAACTGCATGCGCCACACAATTTTGATCAATGACTTGTCGTCGGGacctttttaattaattaaacagTATTAGTTTCTCTCAAAATATTAATTAGCTGCCCTTAAAAAGATTATGGTTGGAGTTAAATGTAAGCATGCAATAGAAGCTTTGGTGTCTTCTTGCCTTTGCCATTATTTTAGGTTTATCATGTTTTATGGGTGACCTAACTACTCATCAGCTTCGCCGACAAAGCAACTATTATTGGAAGTGCTTATTATTGTACATGATCGTGTACATAGAGAATAGTAGGTCCCAAATACACACAACACACACTACTTCACATCAACTTTCTAGTTAAGCAAAGATATTCCGGATTCTTGTTGATGAATCATATTCTCATGGCACCATTATAACTCTTTTGAATTCAATTCAAGTAACTCTCCGATGGTGCCTATGTCTGTCTTCTACCTACCTTCCTTTTTCCCTCTCTCTTTTCCTTTCCCACAAAACAAACATGGAAACAAAGAAGCTTACCCAATGGCACACTAATTACATACATGCAATGCAAGATAGTGCACATCTCTTTCTAATTCATAAGtaagaagaaacaaaatcaaaaatcatCCACAAATCGGAATATCTATTTGGTGTAATTGATACGTATATTGTTGATGTTATGGATCGCTCTACTCAAGTATTGAtcacatgtttatttatttttatttttataaaaagaCTAAATTCTAAATCTTTATTATAAAGTTTAGTTTAATAAATAACAATATTTAAATCAAACGAGGTACCATCAAAATTTACAAAATAAATTTTCCACCGTGTATATATAGCCATCACTCATTATATAAAAGTAAGCTTAAAATGCAATATTGCTAAGCAACAAGGTGTGACACGTAAATATGATGCATGTCCCATATCTCTAGCAAGTTGTAGCAGGCATGGAGTGGGAGACAGTTCATGTGGGTATGTTTTCTAAAAGGAACTTATTAGTATCCAATCATGGACTTgtcataaatttttatttcttttttgccAATCAGCTAAAGCAATCTTTGAATGAGCAAAAACCCACACCCTAATTGGATATTATTATTAACAATAATTCTTCGAGAAGGACCCGTAATTAAAATAATATCACACAGACTAGTAGTTATGGGGCGCAACTCAAGTAAAGCATAGCAAAAGTGTGCCCAATAATTGATACATATAAAGGGCAGGAAccaatatatatttatacatgAAAAGAAATTTAAAGCGGTAGTAATAGTTAAATTTGGCATGTTAATGGGTGGCCAAGCTCAAGCGAATCATCTTCTTGATGTGTTTCCCACTGCCATGATATTCTACCATATGATATGAGAGAGGGATTGtcattgtttgtttgtttattatttgtgTATAATATGGTAGTGGGGCTCAAATGGTCAACCTATGTAGAGAGGGATAGGGAGGTTGAGGTACCTTCATAATTTCCCAATGCCTCAGATTCGTTTCTATACTCATTCTTTGGTTTGATTAATAATCATAGCCACCCACCCACCCACCCAAAAGTCTCATTCCTAATTCTCTGTTTGCTTCAAGCTCTCCTCCCTTCACATAACTTcaaaaccatatatatattgacttCAACCTCCCCTAATTCTCCATTTCCACACaacaaagcaaaagaaagaaacataTATCTTCTAGCTTCCAAATGGGTTTTGATGATCCTCATGCTTGTAACACAGGCCTTGTCTTAGGTTTAGGTCTCACAGCTTCCCAAGAGAGCACCAGTCCTACTTCACAAAAGGCTCACCATCAGATGAATCCCATGCTCAAGAAGCCTAATTCCTTTGAGCCATCTTTAACTTTGGGTCTCTTTGGAAATAGTTTTCATGAGGATGATCATCAAGGGAATAGTCTTGATTTGTATAGGCAAGGGTCTCCTCATAATAGTCATAGCGCAGTTTCTAATTCCTTCTCCAGTGGTAGAGTGGTCAAGAGGGAGAGAGACCTCAGCAGTGAGGAGGTTGAGGTTGAGAAGGTCTCTTCCAGAGTGATtagtgatgaagatgaagatggtccTAATGCAAGAAAGAAGCTCAGGCTCAGCAAAGAACAATCTGCGCTCTTAGAagaaagcttcaaacaacacaGCACTCTCAATCCTGTAAttcatctctctccctctctttatCTCCGTCTCCATcaattttcatttgtttctatAAAAACTAATACTAATATTGTTATTACTCGGTTTAATTACAGAAGCAAAAGCAAGCTTTAGCCAGGCAGTTAAGTTTGAGGCCTCGACAAGTAGAAGTTTGGTTCCAAAACAGGAGGGCCAGGTAATTAAAATTCTCATCCCTGATCACCTTCAAAAACACAACTCAGATTATAGATTTTTCTGGCAAAAATCCATTACTGATTTCTTTTAaataaagaggaagaaaaaaacaacCCAATTATGGGTATTTTTGTGTGAACCACGCATCCCAATATGGGGTGAAGCAGGTGAATCCTGTGTGATTATGATTTTTTACAGTTTTATATCGACCGACTAACCAACTTTTGGCCGGCATAAAAAGAACAAACCTATATGGTTGGAGGTTAAAAACTAATAAGATGTTTTCTGGTTACTTGGTTTCAGGACAAAGCTTAAGCAAACTGAGGTGGACTGTGAGTTCTTGAAGAAATGCTGTGAGACTCTGACAGATGAGAACCGGAGGCTACAGAAAGAGGTACAAGAACTCAAGGCACTGAAACTCAGCCAACAACAACCGTTGTTCATGCACATGCCGGCGGCGACTCTCACCATGTGTCCTTCCTGTGAAAGGATCGGAGGCGTGGGAAGCGAAGGTGCTAATTCAAATAAGAGCCCGTTTTCAATTGCTCATACAAAGCCTCACTTCTATAATCCCTTCACCAATTCTTCTGCAGCTTGTTAATTAATTATGATTAgagtattaattaattaaatacttTATTAATTAGGATAATGAATTagataaggaaaaaaaagagataTCCAACCCCCCTCCCATAACCcctatttttcttttggttaaggGCTTGTAGTCAAAGGGTTTATTGTAATTAATTTGTAGAAATGATAGTAATTACGATCAATTACCTTTACTTTTTTTGAGCTTTTATTTAATATGTTTGTAAATCGTTGAACAATATATATGAAGGGAATAATACTGTTTATTTTTTGTAAGTTTCTTATACTGGAATTGATTTTATTATGCAAAGCTCACGTTATAAAGAGCATATGATAATTTGTGAACCTGAAAGAGCATATGATAATTTTCATATATAAAGTCGAGACAAACGACAAGAGGTACTCATGCATGACTCGGTTGAAATGAATGATAGAAGTTGCCTTGTACGTACTAATAATACGTGCAATAGATATCTTCTAGTGCAATATCATATGGGATTCAATCATCTGGACCAAGCAACAGTCAGGTATCTGGATAATTCATTATTTGAATATGAAAAATATCTACCACAGAAGCCTCACATGTACCTCACAATGAAGAAACAATAACCGTGAAACTAGCTCAAGTGTTTTGTATTGTTCCAATCCCACCAATCACTCTCCAAATCATGTGAACTTAAGCTTATCACGTCTTAATTTACAGCCCGCCTAAGGTGCTTTTTAACTGTTCGTCCTGGTGGATGAAAATCAACAAAGAATTAAGGGCGGTTAAAGTTGTTATTAGGATATTAGTATATATCTTCTTCAATCAAATTATGACATGTTTGACCAAAGAAACAATATAATTGGAGAGTTGATGATTGCACAAGAAGTGTGGGATTAAGAAATGGGACGTTAGCTCACATGTTTCTGTCTCTAATTCAGTTGCTTGGGGACAGATAGAGGGTGAGGGAGGGAGGGTCTACTCCTACTAAAACTACTACTACTAAAATGGGTGGAGAGAAAGCGtgaggagaaagaaaagaatagaTGATGATTCAGTCAGAACAAATAATAATAGGGAATAGAAGATAGTGAGGGGATTATGGTCACGTGACATGCTATGGCTTTGAGAGGACCAGTGGGGCCGCATCCCACGTgatcttctcttcctctttctctCCTTTCTTTCACAAAATCTTATCATGAGATTTTGTATCAAAGTCAGACAAGCCTTCTTCTCCAAATCGATGAAAATGGGGCCCCGACGCACCATTGGTTAAAATTCTTAAAACCCCATCTTGGAAAaagccatatatatatacatattctcACCTTTACACTAATGAACTAGTCGAAAAAAACCTTTACAATAATGGAACACATATTAGGTCGACGGTAGTTTCCTTTAACCCTTCCCTAATTTCATCGATTGACTTTACACATCTCATCTAACTTCGAATGAAAACGAAGAGTTTTTGTACTTTCAATGAAAACAGACTAATCTATGAACTTCATAAGAGGTCTTAAAGCATATtcagcagactctctattttagctccttagctattttggagagcatgtttagctttttatctattttagcagctgcaccagactcctaagtggctcttcattataacttttagctatctcgctcctaaatatagagagcgagatgagactttctataatttaaaacattcattttaagttattttatgtaagttataaatacatttaaactctTTAATCATCATTTAAAAAagaatataaatttaaaattagctaaaatagagagcattgatacagacgtatttctaaagtggctagccaaaatgactttctaGCTATTTTtgctaaaatttaactaaaaaaatggctagcattgctaaatatGCTTTTATTTAagtagctgcaccagactcctaagtggctctttattataacttttagctatctcgctcctaaatataaagAGCGAGATGAGTCTCTccataatttaaaacattcattttaagttattttatgtaatttataaatacatttaaactctTTAAtcatcatttaaaaaataatataaatttaaaattagttaaaatagagagcattgatacagacgtatttctaaagtggctagccaaaataactttctagctattttagctaaaatttaactaaaaaatggctagcattgctaaatatGCTCTTCTTTAagtagctgcaccagactcttgagtgactctctattataacttttagctatctcactcctaaatatagagagcgagatgaatctctctataatttaaaacattcattttaagttattttatataatttataaatacattttaAACTACTTaatctttatttaaaaaataatataaattcaaaactagctaaaatagagagcattgatgaagacatatttctaaagtggctggctaaaatgactttttagctattttggctaaaatttgactcaaaaatgactAGCATTATTAAAGATGCTCTTAAACAATATTTAAAACCACAAAACAAGGTTTTATATATGTCTAGAACTAAAAGTTTATAGaaattttccttctttttttatattaattttttttaacttgaTGGATATTTGAACAACTTTCAAAAGATCTTCTAAGGCTATTTATAAGTACCATTACTTACCAATATTATAAATCGATGTTTTTTCAATATCACCTTAAATATTAATTATCGATAGATATCTAAAGTTATTAAAATATAACACTTTAAACACTAGATGATGCGTAAGTTTCAACCAACACACATGCTATTTTCATATTCCAcgtaataaaaaaaaagcaatATATGATCATTTaaataatttagaaaaaaaatttcaacgAAAGTGATTATCTTCGGTGACACTTTTAAATTAAATCCGTGAGAGGAGTTACCTATATTTACATGAACAATTGATCTTGATTGAAGGGAAGCTAGCAAAATGACCTGTTTACGTTAATGAGACGCAATCATGAACAATGAGAAAGGTTGTTCGATTGTTCCGAAATAGTCCACACATCACTCATAATGGATGGTGTGGAGTATGGACCAAATAAATCATGAGGGGAACTTTCCAGGAAAAGAGTGCACTTTCGGGGAGAAAAACCCCTTTGTCTTATGGTCTCATCATCACTTTCATCACCCAGATTTTCTGTCACgatcatcatcatattcataTATGAAACTCCCTTCAACCATCCCTTTGAATTCCAACCTtgaataattattattttgatTGCCAAAGAACTTTGAAAGCTATTTGCCTATAGTCCTATACGGACTATTTGCGTTTGTTCttcagccccccccccccccccccccccaaatcttTTTGCTATATTAGGATATCTTTGGACTTGTCAAATACTATTTTAGGAGAATTATTTGTTGTCTAGTGACCAGGAGATAATAAGGAGACACAACCTTTTATTTATGCAAAAAATAATTTTCAAGGCAAAAAGTGTAGGGTCGTGCAGGCTTTTAATAAAGGTTGATGCTAGCTTATTGCTTAATCTTACCCTAATTATAGATTCCAATCTACGTGTGCACATACGTAAGTGTATAAACAAATGGGACCAGAAAACACATGTCTTCTATTGGATACTTTGTCGGCTGTTCTGTTTAGATTGAGATAATTAGAATAGAATTTTAGATAATTTTAATAATTCTACTTTTAGTTCTACGTTATATATTATTTGCATCGCTCATGTATGAGGAATGTATACgtacaaaaaaatatattagtttTATTATATGTAAAGTCGATTATTAAATGTTGAATCACTTTGGAGAAAGCTTTTAAGTTTTAAGAATCTATAGGTTAAGACTTAAGACTAATGAGCGAGAGAAAATTAGGTCAGTCAAGAATTCAATCCTTTAATATAAAttaagaaatgaaaaatgagagagagggTGTGATAGAATTGAGAAAAGTAACATACTTTGCTTAAATAGTAACAAGAATGACCATTCTAACTTCAAAATCTGAAATGGAAGAGCtatatttgaccaaaaaaaagagaaaagaaatggaaGAGCTATATGATTGTTATTATAATCATATCAATGTGCAATAAAAATAGCGTTATCTATTTCATTTGTTTTATCAAATTTGGtttttagagaaaaaaattcGAGAAGGGAATCTCAAATATGCATGCTCAAAATATATACTTGTTTAATTAGCTTTGTATCATGAAACTGTTTAAGTCTAGAAACAACCAAAAAATGTGATCACCATTGTAAACATTTCCACAATACGTGTATAATATATGAGAACGAAATGAGTCGTACGTGTTTTATTTCTAGGTTTAATTTATGCCATGAGACACAAACAAGTTAACACCTCGTTTCTAGGCCTAAGAATTAGATTGATCAATTATTTTTGTATGTATTACATTGTCTTTTTCTTCACTTAATCAAGCTAATACTTTATTACACAGTCTTATGAGTCATCCTCGACAGCAACTATCTCTAGGGTGATCTATATGTTTCATACCAATAACAAGCTTAAACATGCTTACGGTAGCAACCACGAACTACGTATTTGAATAATGGTGCCAATCATATGATTCAGCAGcaacgaaaaagaaaaggaaaattagGTTCGATGAATCATCATCAATCATGGATTGTGATTCATGGGCTGCTTGTGACTAAGTTGTATGTACACGTGTGAATGAGTCATCTGTGGCTCTGTGCCGCAACTGAGGCAGTTACCTAGTCATGTTTCAAACAGATGAAATAAACCTCGAGAATTTGACTGGTAAACAAACTGAGACCAGACTTGGTCTTTGGGTTGAGTTAGCTTTGTTCTCagtaagctagctagctagggcaTTACGTATTTACGTGCTGTTCTTGCGACTCGTGAGTAGACTTTGTTTGGTTCCTGAACCAGAAGAcagaaaaatggaaaatagggTTTGACTGAGCAGGTGAACATGTGTAGCTAAATGAGGATGAGAGTTTGGCAACATGTTTCAATATGGATAGCCAGAAATTGGTTCTGTTCTAGATGTGGAAGCCGACCAAGTCGTAACCTGGATTTAATAGTTGAGGTTGATAGTGAATATATAACACACCCAGTTCCGGACATACTTGCGTTTTACATATTTGTTGTTGTCTATATTAtcattacaaattttttttttttaattaatttattttttttaaatctcataCACTTGATTTTCTGGCAATCAGAGTTACCACCacgtagtttttttttaattaaaggaatcaatttcattcatcgCAAGCCAGAATGACACGGATACATACATTCCCTTATCAACTTTAGGAAGTGGTATGCTAACACCACCGATTAGACAATTAGTGCTTACTTATTTTAAAGCGAGCCTAAGAACTATGAAAACAAAGCATAATAAGTAGGCTAAGTTCAGAAACTAAAAACTAAACTTAAATGTTCTCCTTACCCTTAACACTTGGGCTAGAAGGTTTGGAAGGAATGTAAATGTGATTTTCTGAGTCGatcctcctggatcccaaagaCGAAATCCTGAAGAACCTAAACCCATCAGTTTGGTCCACC encodes the following:
- the LOC133727476 gene encoding homeobox-leucine zipper protein HAT22-like; the protein is MGFDDPHACNTGLVLGLGLTASQESTSPTSQKAHHQMNPMLKKPNSFEPSLTLGLFGNSFHEDDHQGNSLDLYRQGSPHNSHSAVSNSFSSGRVVKRERDLSSEEVEVEKVSSRVISDEDEDGPNARKKLRLSKEQSALLEESFKQHSTLNPKQKQALARQLSLRPRQVEVWFQNRRARTKLKQTEVDCEFLKKCCETLTDENRRLQKEVQELKALKLSQQQPLFMHMPAATLTMCPSCERIGGVGSEGANSNKSPFSIAHTKPHFYNPFTNSSAAC